AATGCCGGGTAAGGAAAACAGCAGCAATGTTGAAAATGCCCTTTGATTATACCATAACGGGGAAAGTATAAAAACAGCCTTTCAGACGGCCCAAACATTTTTTGCCGAAAAAGGTTATATGATATACTCGCCACAAAATAAGGAAAACAAGATGGATTTTTTCAACACCCGCAGCATAACGTTTGATAATCCCATAGAAATGCTCTATGCCTGCCACAGCAAAGTGCGCCGTTTTTGCAGCCAAGTGCAGATGCTGCCCGGCTACATCGTCGCCAACGGGCGAAATGATGCGGCATTGCAGGCGGTGAAACAGATCAGCCAATATTTCAACACCGCCGCTCCGCTGCACCACCAAGATGAAGAAGAAGATTTGTTCCCCCTACTGCTGTATCACTTTCCCCACACGCGCAGCAATATCGAAGAACTGCAACGCCAGCACGAAAGCCTGCACGCCGGCTGGGCAGCGGTAGAACACGAATTTGCCGGCCTGCTGGCCGACCCCGCCTACCGCCTGCAAACCGATGTACTCCAACGCTTCAGCACAGGCTACGATGCTCATCTGGCACTGGAAGAACCTTTGTTTGAAACCGGCAGAAACCTGCCTGCGCAAGCGTTGGTCGAAGCAGGAAGAAAGATGGCCGAACGTAGAAAAACTTAGGAATTGATGCCTTGTTGAAAACCATCGGAAAACCTTTTCAAACAGTCTCAACAGATTTTTTCAGCGGCCTCATTACCTACACCGAAGTATGGCGCAAGTGTTTGATAGTAAATAAACTTCATTTTCGGCAAGACGACAAACTGTAGAGTACAGCAAAGCGCAACAATACCGCAATGAAATGTTAAGGTCGCACGCGTTTTGTCATGATTTAACATTTTTTGTCATAGCAACTAATCACCTGTATAGATAACAAGCCAGCACAAATTTATTTAAAAATTTAATCAATATATTATCCTCATACTTAACACAGTTTCCTGCTGTCTTGCCTTTGGGAAATTTGGAATCCAATAAATCGTTCATCCCTTCCTCTGTAGTTCATATCTGCTTAGGTGGTTGAAGTAATCGAAGTAATCTAAAATTTCGCCTTTTACTTCGGTTTTTACCGCAGCAATCAGCTGCTCAGTTTTTTTGGCTGGAATACACTGTAGCCGCCGATACGGGCGAATAGTCGTCAATCGCCGCATTACCGCCTGCGCCGATACTGTCGATACGGCCTTTCAGCTCGTTTACCGCACCAACCACACTCTCTTTATCGTGGGTTTGCAGCGCGGATTTATGGCCGATGTCGGCCTTGATGCCTTTCAGAATCTCACCGATTTTGTCGGCAAGCAGGTTGATTCTCTCGGTCAGTTTCATATTTTGATTCACTTTTTACGAAATGGATAAAATCAGGCGGGCTACAAAATCGGGAGCATCGTCTTCGGACGGCCTGAAACCGTGCAGCCACGCCTCAAAATCTTCAAAGGATCTGCCCATATTCTCTGGCTGCCGAAGCCAGACCCTGTACAAATCATCGTCAAACCACCTCTCGGCATGGGCGATATTGCCGCGGTAAGCACGAAAATTAACCAGCATTACTCGTTCCCCTGATGATTTCCACCGCAATATCGCCGCTCATCTGCACAAGGCCGTCTGAAAGGCGGGTAAATTCAACATCGGCGGTGTAAAAGCCCTCTTTCAGGGCAACACACTGCCCGGCGGAAAGCGTGAGCAGCAGGCGGTTTTGGTCGGGATAAACACCAACCGCAAACTCGGCTGCCGCACCGCCGGCATAAAGTCGCTCAGAGCCTGTTGCGGATTGGCGGCGATATTGGCCGCCATCTGGTCGGCAGTAATCCCGATACCCTCAAGCGCCGCCTGAAAATCATTGCCTTGCGATTGCGCGGTTTGCAGTTTTTGCAACAGCGCATTAACCGCCGTAGCCGCCACCTCGGGCGGCTTACCCAAGGCGATAAACGCACCGGCAAGCGCGGACGCCTGTTCGGCGGCCAAACCAAACTGATTAGCGGTACCGCCGATACGTGCCATCGCGTTTACGATGTCTTTTTCGCGGGCGGCGGTGTTGTTTCCCAATACGTTAATGGCATCGCCAAGCCGCCCCACCTCTCCAATCGGAAGCTGAAAAACGTTGGCAATAGTAGCCGCCGCATCGCCCGCCTCTTCGGCGGTCATGCCAAAGGCCACCGACATTTTGGCGGCCATTTCGGTAAATTCCGGCAATCGGTCTAATGACACGCCAAGCTGCCCACCCTGCGCGGCAATTTCGGCCAGTTTGTCGGGCATAATTCCCAACTCGCCCGACATGCGCTTGATTTCATCTGATAGGCCCGCGATTTCCTCGGGTGTGCCGTCCACCACCTTTTTCACGCCTGCCATCGCGGTTTCAAACTTCATGGCTTCCCTAGCGGCATAAGCCAAGCCGCCCGCTTTGGTTACCACGCCTTGCAATTCGTCGGCAACATCAGTCAGGCTCGGGCGCAAATCGCTTAAGCTGCGCTCCAGCCGATAAACCTTGTCGCGCTGCAAATCGGCGGCGCGCGCCAATTCGTCATGGCTTAATGTTCCGCTGTTTTTCAGCGTTTCATAAGCCTGTTTGGTTTTTTCAATTTCCTGCCGCGCTTTGTCGTCGGTATCCAAACCAAGCTGGATACGCGCATCCGCCAACGCCTTAAGCTCTTGCGCCTCTGATGCCAGCGCATCAAGCTTTTGCGTAACCGACGCCGATTCCGCAGCCAGCTTTTTTTGGTATTCGGCCAATTTTTTAACCGGCACGCCTGTTGCCGCCATCTCGTTGCGCGCATCGCGTACTGCGGCAGACAGATCGGTTTCCTTTTGGGCAAGCTTTTCCATTTCTGCGCGCAGCTTTGCCACCGCCTCTTTTTGTTCGGCGGCCGCGTCGTTTTTCATGCTTTCGTGCAGGCCGTCCAGCAAGGTATCGGCGGCCTGCATTGCCTGCGCCGTTTTCTCAAGCTCGTTTGACAATGCTTTATATTTTTCGATGGCGGCCTGTTGTGCCGATACCTGTTCAAACTGACCGCGCAGTTTCCCCGCCTGCTCGGCAAGGTGGGCGGCCGGCAAACCGGCTGCTTCTATTTCGTCCGCCAGTTTTTTAATCTCTTCGGCGCCTTCCACACTGGCCAAAATCCGCAAACCCGCCTGAATATTTGCATTAGACATATTGACAACCTATAATAAATAACGTTACATCAAATCAACATTATTTATTACAATCCGCCCGCCGTTCTTTGACCGGCTTCATTCACACGGGGGTAATCATGATATATTTTTTACTGATACTGTTTTTCGCGGGGATGCTTACCAATCCCGCCCGCAGCAGGCCATACCGGCACACCTACCGCCGAAAATGACAAAAAGAACGCAAATAAAAGGAAAAAAACGGTGATTAAATATGGAAAAGAGGGCTGGGACGGCAACGATGTTGTCCGTAAAGGCCGCCGCAACTGTATAAACAGTCGCGAAGGTTGGGATGTTTAATTAAAAAACATCAAACAAAGGCCGTCTGAATAATATTTCAGACGGCCTTTTGCATTAATGGCCAGCGCATAACTTGCGTCAGCGGCGCGGGCATTTGCTAGGCAAACACTTTCACGCTGTAGGCCGATTTGTAGCCCGCCACCAGCACGGGGTTGCCGGTAAAGCCGGCGGAATTGAAGTCTTCGTTGAACCAGTCGATTTCGGAATCGGCAGCCACCACGGCGGAAGGCACGTGCAGTTTGATGCGCTCGCCCGTTACCCGGTTGATGCCGTCCAGCATGATTTCCAAATCGTAGTCGCCCACGGTGTCGGCATCGATGGCGTAGCCGCCGGTATCTTTGGTGCCGGCGGTTACTTTGACGGTTTCGCCGTTTTGCACGTTGGCGCAGTCGGGCTTAATCATAATCAGGCCGAGCGTTTCGTTTACTTCGAAATCGCCGGCTTCCACTTTGGCATCGGTAGCGTTTTTAACCGACACCTTGGCGGCATCGAGATTGTCCAGCGATACCTTATACCATTGGCCTTTGGTGCCGATGGCGATTTCCTCGTCCGTTACCTTGGCGGCTTTGGCTTCAATCAGGGCGGATTCGCCCATCAGCGCCATCGCCAGATTGGTGCGGTCGAAGGTGTCGAAACCCCATTTGATTTCGGACGGGTTTTTGATGGATATACTGTCGAGCGACTGGCCGATGCTGTCTTTGCGCTTGCTGATGCGCTGTTTTTTCTCGGCGCTTGTTTGGATAGACAGGTTGGTGGTGTTGCCCACATCGTAAAAGCCGCTGCCTTCGATGCGGCGGTTGCGTACAATCACGGTACCGGCAAACAGCAAACCGTCGTCTTGTTGTCGTTGCATGGGTTACTCCTTGGTTAATTTGATGGTTACGGCGGTTTCAAACCGCATCGGAAAAAATGCAAAGCCTTCGTGGTAGGCTATCGGCAGCGCGGCGCGGGCGGTAAACGGCGCGGCGGTCAGCGGCCGGCCGTTGTCGTCTTTCGGGTCGAAGCCCTGAAACGCTGCTTTAATGGCGGTGAGGGTTTCGCCGACACCGTCTTGGCTGTATTGCAGCCGGTTGGGGCTGTATTGCCGTTTGGCCAAAATAAAACTGAAGCTCAGCCGCTCGCGCAATATGGTTTTGCCGCCGGCGGTATCGTCCGGCGTGAAGCCGTCAAACACCACATACACTGCGCCGTCCTGCGGCTTGAGCCTGCGCTCGGAGGTAACCGCCTCCAAGTCGGCCGCCTCCAGCACCGCGCTCACACCCGGCACTTGGGCCATTCTCGCCATCACGGCGGGGTAGCAGGCCAAGATGTTTTGATACATGGGCAGATTTGCCATTATTTACCGCTCCAAATGGTTTGCAGCCAGTCGTGCAACTCGTCGCGGATGTCGGCGCGGTCTTGGTCGCTTAAACCGAAAATCTCGCGGGCGGGCATCTTGGCCGTGCCGGTTTGCAGGTAGCGGGCATATACGCGGTCGGTGCCGACTTCGGCCATGCTTTCGGTGGCGTGGCTGGTGATGCTCCGCAGCAGGTCGCCACGGTCAACCAATATCGAGCCGCGCGTTTTGCCGTTTTTGCCGGTTTTGGCGTAGAGCGTCCACAGCGACAATTGCGCCCACTTGCTGCCGTCCGGCGCGGTTTTGGTTTCAAACCGCTTGCGGGTGCTGTTTTCCAGCAGGCCGGCCACCGCGTTTAAAGGCTCGCTTAAATCGCCGTTAAGCCTTGCATACAGCGTGTTTAAGTGCGCCTGTAACTCGGGCAGTGTGCTGTTAACGGTTAACCTCATGCCACTCCTCAACCTTGTTCGGCCTTACCGCATACAGGCCGTCTGAAGCCTTGGCAGCGGGCTGCACGGCATCCAAACCGAGTAAACGCGGCTCTTTGACAACGGACTTAAGCCATTCGATGGCAGCCTTATACCGCTTTTCTACGATTTCGATGTCGCCGTCTTCGTGGAGGTAGTAGCGGGCGATGTCGCACACCTTGATTACCAGCACGCGCGGCACCGCGTCGCCGTTAAGGTTTTTGTAACCGGCGGCGGCCAGATAGCTGCCCGCCTCGGCCTCGGCCTCGGCGTCTGCGATAGCCCGCTCCAATACTTCGACTTTTACAGTTTTTCCGTAATCATGGTCGGTAAGTGCGGCGATTTCCCGTTCCGAAAACCGCAAAATCATATCTTCGGGGCCGATCAGCATTTCATGCCGCCTTTCTTAAGACGCGCTCAGCGTGACTACCAGCTCGGGGCGCAGCGCAATCGGCAGCGGGTTGGACTGCATGTGCAGGCTCCAGCCTTTGTCGTGGTCGAGCTTCTCGCGGCTGGCGTAATACGGCAGCGCGCGGGTGTTAACGGTTGCATTCATGTCGGCGGGCGCAAATGCCTCGGTGTACAGCTTGCGGCCTACCGGCAGCAAAATCGCTTGGTCGGCAGCGATTTTTGCGCCTTTTGCGCCGAAGTCGCCGGTATATTGGATAAACTTGATGCCGTTGTGTTCAAACTCAATCGGGTTCAACGAGCCTTCGCGGTAGGCAGCGCCGTCGCGGTAACGCTCGTACAGCGGCTTGATTTTGTCGTGGTATTTCAGCGCGGTTAAAAAGTCCAAACCGCACAAGGCCACCCAACCCGTTACCATCGCGCCTTTCTGTTTGGCGCGCAGGCTGGCAATGGTTTTATCCATTAACTGGCCCACTTCGGTGGTTTTGGTATCGAGTTTCCAATCCACGGTTTCGCGGGTCAGCTCGAACTCTTTATACAGGTCGTACAGCATGGTGCCGTCGGCATCTAAAATCTTGCCCTGCAACGCACCCAGCATCAGGTGTTCGCGGGTAAATTCAAGATTGAGCTTGCCGGCAGCCATCTTGTCATTAACTACGTTTTCCACGGTTTCGGCTTTGTCGGTGCCGAATGCGCGCAGATTCTGTACATCATCCGCGCGGACTACGTCGTCTTCGGGAAGATGTGGAATCCTGAATGTTTTAATCGCGCGGCCTTTAGGGGGCACGGCTTGGCCGGATTCGCCGCGCTCTTTGCTTTGCACCAAATTCAGACGGCCTTCCTGATATTCCACGTTTACATAAGTGGTAGTCAGGTATTGCGGCTCGAAAATACCCAAGTCGCGGATTTGCGTAGGAGTGGCCGGGATTTTGTTTACTGCGGTTGTCAGCGCACGAACGCCGAATTTGCTATCGCTTGATAAAGGCATATTGTTGACCTCAACAAAATGGTTATTAGGGTGGCCGCCGTTTCAGACGGCCTGATTGTTTTAAGAGCTTAATGGCTCTGTGCGGCAGCAACGGGCGTGCCGATATAAACGATGCCGTAGGGGTCGCCGTCTGCCTGCAAGCCAGCCAGATTGCCGCCGGATGACGCGGCATTAACAGCAGCATCAGAAACCAGCGATAAATCGATGATGCAGTTGTGCGGCTGCACCAGCACTTTGCCGTCCTGCTCGTCGGTCAATGCCAGCAGTTTTTTGCCGCTGCGGGCGGGGTAGTCGACAAACGTACCGGCTTTGGTTCCCGTATCGGCAGCAACGGCCACGCGGGTTAAATGGGTGGCTTCCCATTTAAGGTAATCGCCGGCAAGAGGGGGCAGTGTTTGCGGATTGGTTTTTTGCTCAGACATACATACCTCCGTTTAGTGAGCTTTTGCCGGTGGCAATCGAGAGTTTCGCGCCTTGCGCCGGCGGTTCGCCCGCCGCCTGATTGTCGGCCAGCAGCGCTTCCGGCACGGGCGGCTTGGCAGCCGCAGGGGCGGAAAGTGCGGCCTCGGCGGGTTTCAGGTCGCCAATTAAGGCGGCCGCCTGATCCGCATCCACAGACAACAGCAGGTTATAGGTTGATTCGGTCAGGCCGCCGAACTTACCGTCGGCGCCTTGGGTAAAACCGGCTGCCGACAGCTTGGCGTCGACATCGGATTTTTTCTTGGCTTTTTTCAGCTCGGCATTTTCCTTTTCCAAGGCCTCAACTTCGGCCTTGAGGTCGTCAAACGCCTTTTGCTCGTCAGCAGTCATGCTTGATTGCTCCTGTTTTTTGGGTTGGTAATCAAACGGCAGCGGTGCGCCGCCTGCGGATAAAGCCGTGGCATGGGTGTTGCCGTCCGCGCCGACGGCGGTAAACGACACTTCGCGGATAACGCAGTTGCGCATAATCAGTACCGGCCCGGCAACTTCATTGCCGTTTACGGTTTCCTTAACGCCCGCCGCCAACTCTTCCACGCTGCCCGATTGCACATAAACCGACATCTCCCACGGAAAGCCCTGGTCGGATTCTTCCGCCACGGCACGCCCGTGTTCGTTGTCAAGTAAGGTACCTTCGGCATACAGCCCGTCTGCGGTCACCGACAAACTGCCCACGCCCGCCCGCCTGCTGCCGGCGTGGTCGATTAAAAAGGCGGTTTTGTCTTTGAGCCTGATGCCGGAAAAGTCGATAACCGCCTGCCATTCGCCCAGGGCGAACGGCTGGCCGCTGTTGGCGATGCCGGAGAATCTGCGCGGCGCACCGCCCGCAGCGGCGGCCACAGCCACCGCGCCGGTTGACGACAGACGCAGGTTTAGGGTTTTGGGAGTTTGGGGGGTGTTGGTATTCATGCCGGCATTATGCGGCGGCGGAACGGAAAAACGGCTTTGAGGCGCTTCATCAACCTGACGGCGGTGTGCCGCTTGTGCGGGCAAGGAGGAAATGGCGTTTGCGGCGTTTTTAAACGGGGGTTAAACGGGGGGTGCGGGCGCGGGTAAGGGGTAAGCCTGCCCGAAAGGAAAAACGCGCCGAAAAGCGCGTTTTTTTCAATCTGCGGATTCTTGGGCTTCCAGTGTCATGATTCCTTGTGCGGTAATCATATATGCGTGGCCGTTTACTTTTTTAATCTGCCCGAGCTCTGTCAGCACCGACAGGGGCGTAACCTGCATTCTGCGCTAAAGGCATCAATTCGCCCACGGGCAGCGGCTTGGGATGCAGGCCGTGTTTGCGGCGCGCTTCGCGCAGGTGCGAGAGAATAAGCAGGCGCCCGGCTTGGTCGGGGTTCATTTCAACCATCCTTATAACGGGGGTCGGCTCTTAGTGCCGCCATCAAATCATCTTTATAAGGGTGCAGCGACGGCAGTTTTTCTACCGCTTCGGACACCCAACCGCAGGCGGTGCGGTATTCGGCGGCGGGCAGGTGGTCGAAGGTCATGGCTCCGCCGATAAACGAACCGACAAAGCAGCCTGCATAGTCTTTATCACGGTCGGGATTGTGCGGCCAAGCCTTTTCAAAGCGCGACTCCAAGTAGTCGTACAAATCTATAACGGCGGCACGGCTCAAGTCGACCTCGGTAAATGTCTTGGTTTCCGCATCGTAGCTTACGGTTAATCCGAAAGGCACACTCATTTTTTATCCCCTAATATCAAAGTGATTTTATTGCGTTGTTCTTCCGGCAATGATACCACATAGGCAATAACCTTAGCCCTGTTGAAGGCGTTTAACTGCCTTAAATCCAAAGGCACGATGTCGGCTTTTTTCAAATGTTTTTGGATATTATTGATTTTTTCCTGCCACCGCGCTTCAGGTATGGCAAAAAAATGGTTTAACTTCTCTATCTTTTCGGGGCGGGCTTCGTCTTCCGTAAACATAAAATCCAAAGTCGGCCACGTTTCCGGTGCGCCGTCGGAAATCACCATAAAGTCGGGCGGGTTTTTATTGGGCAGATTGTAACGCTCCAACTTAACACCGTAGGCTTCCTGCCACAGGGCAGCCGCTTCGGCTTCGTGCAGGCTCTGCTTTTTCTGCGCCTTGTCTTCGAGCAGACGGGCGACTTCGGCCTTGTCGGCTTTCAATCCCGCGAAGCTCGTTACCGCCACGCCCGTGGGGCGGAACTTGGTATTTAAATAGGCTTCCCGCGCCTCAATCATTTTATCCAGCGCATCGTCTCCGTGGCGTTCGCCGAACAGTTTTTCCAACGCACCCAGCCTGTCGCCGTGGTTGTGCGCAAAGCCCGGGGTGATGTCGGCGGGAA
This genomic interval from Neisseria musculi contains the following:
- a CDS encoding phage tail terminator protein encodes the protein MYQNILACYPAVMARMAQVPGVSAVLEAADLEAVTSERRLKPQDGAVYVVFDGFTPDDTAGGKTILRERLSFSFILAKRQYSPNRLQYSQDGVGETLTAIKAAFQGFDPKDDNGRPLTAAPFTARAALPIAYHEGFAFFPMRFETAVTIKLTKE
- a CDS encoding phage tail tape measure protein, coding for MSNANIQAGLRILASVEGAEEIKKLADEIEAAGLPAAHLAEQAGKLRGQFEQVSAQQAAIEKYKALSNELEKTAQAMQAADTLLDGLHESMKNDAAAEQKEAVAKLRAEMEKLAQKETDLSAAVRDARNEMAATGVPVKKLAEYQKKLAAESASVTQKLDALASEAQELKALADARIQLGLDTDDKARQEIEKTKQAYETLKNSGTLSHDELARAADLQRDKVYRLERSLSDLRPSLTDVADELQGVVTKAGGLAYAAREAMKFETAMAGVKKVVDGTPEEIAGLSDEIKRMSGELGIMPDKLAEIAAQGGQLGVSLDRLPEFTEMAAKMSVAFGMTAEEAGDAAATIANVFQLPIGEVGRLGDAINVLGNNTAAREKDIVNAMARIGGTANQFGLAAEQASALAGAFIALGKPPEVAATAVNALLQKLQTAQSQGNDFQAALEGIGITADQMAANIAANPQQALSDFMPAVRQPSLRLVFIPTKTACCSRFPPGSVLP
- a CDS encoding major capsid protein, with translation MPLSSDSKFGVRALTTAVNKIPATPTQIRDLGIFEPQYLTTTYVNVEYQEGRLNLVQSKERGESGQAVPPKGRAIKTFRIPHLPEDDVVRADDVQNLRAFGTDKAETVENVVNDKMAAGKLNLEFTREHLMLGALQGKILDADGTMLYDLYKEFELTRETVDWKLDTKTTEVGQLMDKTIASLRAKQKGAMVTGWVALCGLDFLTALKYHDKIKPLYERYRDGAAYREGSLNPIEFEHNGIKFIQYTGDFGAKGAKIAADQAILLPVGRKLYTEAFAPADMNATVNTRALPYYASREKLDHDKGWSLHMQSNPLPIALRPELVVTLSAS
- a CDS encoding phage protein Gp36 family protein; amino-acid sequence: MLIGPEDMILRFSEREIAALTDHDYGKTVKVEVLERAIADAEAEAEAGSYLAAAGYKNLNGDAVPRVLVIKVCDIARYYLHEDGDIEIVEKRYKAAIEWLKSVVKEPRLLGLDAVQPAAKASDGLYAVRPNKVEEWHEVNR
- a CDS encoding phage virion morphogenesis protein; amino-acid sequence: MRLTVNSTLPELQAHLNTLYARLNGDLSEPLNAVAGLLENSTRKRFETKTAPDGSKWAQLSLWTLYAKTGKNGKTRGSILVDRGDLLRSITSHATESMAEVGTDRVYARYLQTGTAKMPAREIFGLSDQDRADIRDELHDWLQTIWSGK
- a CDS encoding hemerythrin domain-containing protein; its protein translation is MDFFNTRSITFDNPIEMLYACHSKVRRFCSQVQMLPGYIVANGRNDAALQAVKQISQYFNTAAPLHHQDEEEDLFPLLLYHFPHTRSNIEELQRQHESLHAGWAAVEHEFAGLLADPAYRLQTDVLQRFSTGYDAHLALEEPLFETGRNLPAQALVEAGRKMAERRKT
- a CDS encoding oxaloacetate decarboxylase alpha chain — encoded protein: MSEQKTNPQTLPPLAGDYLKWEATHLTRVAVAADTGTKAGTFVDYPARSGKKLLALTDEQDGKVLVQPHNCIIDLSLVSDAAVNAASSGGNLAGLQADGDPYGIVYIGTPVAAAQSH